Proteins encoded in a region of the Zunongwangia endophytica genome:
- a CDS encoding chalcone isomerase family protein: MKKYVLLLVAVCSLTTMSAQKKVGGVELPATVEFKGETLKLNGAGVREKFWIDLYAGALYLTDKDSDAQKVISADKPMAIKLHIVSKLITSDKMIDAVNEGFENATDGKTAPIEAEIKRFQGFFSDEIKKNDVFDLVYIPGEGVISYKNGKEKGTIKGIAFKKALFGIWLSKKPAEDDLKEAMLGQ; the protein is encoded by the coding sequence TCATTAACAACAATGAGTGCACAAAAAAAAGTGGGTGGTGTAGAATTACCAGCAACAGTTGAATTTAAGGGAGAAACACTAAAGTTGAATGGAGCTGGAGTTCGAGAAAAATTCTGGATCGATTTATATGCTGGAGCACTTTATCTAACAGATAAGGATAGCGATGCTCAAAAGGTAATAAGTGCAGATAAGCCCATGGCAATTAAACTGCATATCGTTTCTAAATTAATTACCAGCGATAAAATGATCGATGCGGTAAACGAAGGTTTTGAAAATGCCACCGATGGTAAAACAGCGCCTATTGAAGCTGAAATTAAACGATTTCAAGGCTTTTTTAGTGACGAGATAAAGAAAAACGATGTTTTTGACTTAGTTTACATTCCTGGCGAAGGTGTGATCTCGTATAAAAACGGCAAAGAAAAAGGAACTATTAAAGGAATTGCTTTCAAAAAAGCTTTGTTCGGAATCTGGCTTTCTAAAAAACCAGCAGAAGACGATCTAAAAGAAGCAATGTTAGGACAATAA
- a CDS encoding DUF2147 domain-containing protein has product MKKYILFSILIWAFGANLNAQEGIFGKWRCTNHDGKVNSIVRIYQKDDGEVCGKVVRILKEEDRDKICTECEGDLKNKPIEGLQLMHGLQKDGNEYSGGEIINPKSGKIYKVKIWVDEDQPDKLNVRGYVAFFFKTMTWDRAD; this is encoded by the coding sequence ATGAAGAAATATATTCTATTTTCCATATTAATTTGGGCTTTTGGAGCCAATCTAAACGCACAAGAAGGCATTTTTGGAAAATGGAGGTGTACCAATCATGATGGTAAAGTGAATTCTATTGTAAGAATCTATCAGAAGGATGATGGTGAAGTTTGTGGGAAAGTTGTTAGAATTCTGAAGGAAGAAGATCGCGATAAGATTTGTACCGAATGTGAGGGAGATCTTAAAAACAAACCGATCGAAGGGTTACAGCTGATGCATGGTTTGCAAAAAGATGGTAACGAATATTCTGGTGGCGAAATTATAAATCCGAAGTCCGGTAAAATATATAAAGTAAAAATTTGGGTTGATGAAGACCAACCAGACAAACTTAATGTTCGCGGTTATGTGGCTTTCTTTTTTAAAACGATGACCTGGGATCGAGCTGATTAG